A genomic window from Desulfonatronovibrio magnus includes:
- a CDS encoding Na/Pi cotransporter family protein has translation MLHFFTKLIKNRPMIAMLFKLVGGIGLFVLGMILLTDGLKSFAGQSLKKALMRFTGTPLKAFASGTLATMMVQSSSATTVTVIGFVSAGLLAFPNAVGVVLGASFGTTGTGWIVSVLGLKISVGFYALPLVGIGAFLKLLAQSRWKYFGMAMAGFGLIFIGIESLQEGMGVISTQFNLAQLPSFGLWGHLLAMTIGALMTVVMQSSSAAVATTLTALHTGAVSFDQAASLVIGAAVGTTVTGALAAIGASVPARRTALAHVLFNLATGLIAVIFLPGLLWIIGLMQSYLGLDPGAVSLAAFHTFFIAVGVVIFLPFAGRFARFIEKTLPDKGPELTRHLDDSLLHAPFVAMEATKRVMKKSAILLLQGVYAGMYNHRHNAGRSLIMVQEALDKTREFFARIPNASEEEPLSNNRVNQMHALDHLMRLTTHFYPPARVRFMLTRQELQPALKIAGELLELALSGLQDKQGGDWTAKVEQKAGELAELRRQERPLVIGQTAGGTWEPSLALEFLDAMRWLDRVCYHIWRICHYLGSDQNDTMLSSNS, from the coding sequence ATGTTGCATTTTTTCACCAAACTGATAAAAAATCGTCCTATGATAGCCATGTTGTTTAAGCTTGTGGGTGGAATCGGCCTGTTTGTGCTGGGAATGATACTGCTTACCGACGGACTGAAATCATTTGCCGGACAGTCTCTTAAAAAAGCTTTAATGCGTTTTACCGGCACCCCTCTCAAGGCGTTTGCCTCCGGTACACTGGCCACCATGATGGTCCAGTCATCCAGCGCCACCACAGTAACAGTTATCGGGTTTGTCAGTGCCGGCCTGCTGGCTTTTCCCAATGCAGTGGGTGTGGTCCTCGGGGCAAGTTTTGGAACAACAGGCACCGGCTGGATTGTTTCCGTATTAGGCCTTAAGATCAGCGTTGGTTTTTACGCTCTGCCGCTTGTAGGGATTGGAGCCTTTTTGAAGCTCCTGGCTCAAAGCCGCTGGAAATATTTTGGAATGGCTATGGCTGGATTCGGACTCATATTTATTGGAATAGAATCTCTTCAGGAAGGTATGGGGGTTATATCCACTCAGTTCAATCTGGCTCAGCTTCCTTCATTTGGTCTGTGGGGTCACCTGCTGGCCATGACCATCGGCGCCCTCATGACTGTAGTCATGCAGTCATCCAGCGCTGCTGTCGCCACAACTCTGACTGCCTTGCATACTGGAGCTGTAAGTTTTGATCAGGCAGCATCACTGGTCATTGGAGCTGCTGTCGGAACAACTGTAACCGGTGCTCTGGCGGCAATTGGTGCCAGTGTCCCTGCCAGGCGTACAGCCCTGGCTCATGTGCTCTTTAATCTTGCTACCGGCCTCATAGCAGTTATTTTTCTGCCTGGACTTTTGTGGATCATTGGTCTTATGCAGTCATATCTCGGTCTTGATCCCGGAGCTGTCAGCCTGGCCGCATTTCATACTTTTTTCATTGCTGTGGGGGTTGTGATCTTTCTGCCTTTTGCCGGCAGGTTTGCAAGATTTATCGAGAAAACCCTGCCGGACAAAGGTCCAGAGCTTACCAGGCACCTTGACGATTCGTTGCTGCATGCCCCTTTTGTGGCCATGGAAGCAACCAAAAGGGTCATGAAGAAGAGCGCGATACTTTTACTGCAGGGAGTCTATGCTGGAATGTACAATCACAGACACAATGCAGGGCGCTCTCTAATTATGGTCCAGGAAGCTCTTGATAAAACAAGGGAGTTTTTTGCACGGATTCCAAATGCATCAGAAGAAGAACCCTTATCAAATAACAGGGTTAACCAGATGCATGCTCTGGATCATCTCATGAGGTTGACCACCCATTTTTACCCTCCTGCGCGTGTAAGATTCATGTTGACCAGGCAGGAACTTCAGCCAGCTTTAAAAATTGCCGGAGAGCTTCTGGAACTGGCATTGTCCGGACTACAGGACAAACAGGGGGGCGACTGGACTGCAAAGGTGGAACAAAAGGCCGGAGAACTTGCAGAATTACGCAGGCAGGAACGTCCACTGGTCATAGGTCAGACAGCAGGTGGGACATGGGAACCTTCTCTCGCACTGGAATTTCTGGACGCCATGCGCTGGTTGGACAGGGTCTGCTACCATATATGGAGGATCTGTCACTACCTTGGCAGTGATCAAAATGACACTATGCTTTCCAGCAACTCTTAA